From a single Mangifera indica cultivar Alphonso chromosome 19, CATAS_Mindica_2.1, whole genome shotgun sequence genomic region:
- the LOC123202867 gene encoding uncharacterized protein LOC123202867 — MYAHKTSMAFHHNSPPLMIITQVFSISFLLLIHSLLPALALVASSNNGPSSLVRSVCEETSQCSYKDCVAALALDPKALSTTNVRLLAKIALNLAISNSTNSLKYIDAMAKKEKSSPRLKSALEFCISQYQYTVNSFKSALSDLDVDPMTANYDAKVASDGAYYCADKLKSEGFQSKDVDSVRARNNHVLIYSDIGYTVTNKMR; from the coding sequence ATGTATGCACACAAAACTTCAATGGCTTTTCATCATAATTCTCCTCCATTGATGATCATAACACAagtattttctatttctttcttaTTACTTATTCACTCTCTTTTGCCGGCGCTTGCCCTCGTGGCATCCAGCAACAATGGTCCATCCAGTTTAGTCAGGAGTGTTTGCGAAGAAACTTCCCAATGTAGTTACAAGGATTGTGTAGCCGCTCTCGCGTTAGATCCTAAAGCCTTGTCTACAACAAACGTGAGATTGCTGGCTAAGATAGCGCTAAACTTGGCTATATCTAATTCCACAAACAGCCTAAAATACATTGATGCAATGGCGAAGAAGGAAAAATCTTCACCGAGACTGAAATCGGCACTTGAGTTCTGCATTTCACAATATCAGTACACTGTGAATTCATTCAAAAGTGCTTTGAGCGACTTGGATGTAGATCCTATGACTGCAAATTATGATGCAAAAGTTGCGTCTGATGGTGCATATTACTGTGCAGACAAACTGAAATCTGAGGGATTTCAATCTAAAGATGTGGATTCAGTTAGGGCTAGAAATAATCATGTGCTGATTTATAGTGACATCGGTTATACGGTTACCAATAAGATGCGCTGA
- the LOC123202717 gene encoding anamorsin homolog: MDTAKKSVVLSFTDEKVLAVSSVLNAIKELGDEAVENCDPHIVTQASSISQLPMESSSVDIVISISASLEFPDDLMLGDSLRVLKPGGTILLYKSFKSYEGNAHKAFLALERKLLLAGFLEAVCLEVKSVVPAENVHPFMVKGKKPSWTVGSSFALKKASKSLFKVQLDDDSDLIDEDSLLTEQDLKKPQLPPVGDCEVGSTRKACKNCSCGRAEAEEKVEKLGLTMDQLENPQSACGNCGLGDAFRCSTCPYNGLPPFKLGEKVSLSSNFLAADF; encoded by the exons ATG GATACGGCGAAGAAGAGCGTTGTACTTTCTTTTACGGACGAAAAAGTTCTTGCTGTGAGTTCTGTTTTAAATGCAATAAAGGAGCTCGGGGATGAAGCTGTGGAAAACTGTGATCCTCACATTGTCACTCAAGCATCTTCTATAA GTCAGTTGCCAATGGAGTCCTCCTCTGTTGACATTGTTATATCAATTAGTGCTTCACTTGAATTTCCTGATGATTTGATGCTTGGGGATAGTTTGAGAGTTCTGAAGCCCGGTGGAACTATTCTGCTTTACAAGAGTTTCAAATCTTATGAAGGGAATGCCCATAAG GCATTCTTGGCTCTTGAGCGAAAGTTATTGTTAGCTGGATTTCTAGAAGCAGTTTGTCTTGAAGTAAAATCAGTTGTCCCAGCAGAAAATGTTCACCCGTTTATG GTGAAGGGTAAGAAGCCTTCCTGGACAGTTGGGTCCTCCTTCGCTTTGAAGAAGGCCTCTAAAAGTTTATTTAAAGTTCAGTTGGATGATGACTCTGATTTGATCGATGAAGACTCTCTATTAACTGAACAGGATTTGAAGAAACCACAGTTACCACCTG TTGGTGATTGTGAAGTTGGAAGTACGAGGAAAGCTTGCAAAAACTGCAGTTGTGGAAGGGCTGAGGCTGAGGAGAAAGTAGAGAAGTTAGGACTCACTATGGATCAGCTGGAAAATCCTCAGTCAGCATGTGGAAAT TGTGGATTAGGGGATGCTTTTCGATGCAGTACATGCCCATACAATGGTCTTCCACCATTCAAACTGGGAGAAAAG GTATCACTCTCTAGCAACTTTCTTGCAGCAGACTTTTAA